CCATTTGAGGGGACTCGCGATGCAACTCAAAGACAAAGTTATCGTCATCACCGGCGGCTGTCAGGGCCTAGGCCGCGCCATGGCCGAATACCTGGCAGAAAAAGGCGCCAAACTGGCGCTGGTCGACCTGAACCAGGAAAAACTCGACGAAGCCGTGGCGGCTTGCAAGGCGCTGGGTGTAGAAGCGCGCGCTTACCTGTGCAACGTTGCCAATGAAGAACAAGTGACCCAGACCGTGGCGCAGATTGCCGAAGACTTCGGCGCACTCAATGGCCTGGTGAACAACGCCGGTATCCTGCGCGACGGCCTGACTATCAAGGTCAAGGATGGCGAAATCACCAAGCTGAGCCTGGCGCAGTGGCAATCGGTAATCGACGTCAACCTCACCGGCGTGTTCCTCTGCACCCGTGAAGTGGCGGCGAAGATGATCGAGCTGAAGAACGAAGGCGCGATCATCAACATCTCCTCCATCTCCCGTGCCGGCAACATCGGTCAGGCCAACTACTCCGCCGCCAAGGCCGGTGTCGCTGCCGACACCGTGGTCTGGGCCAAGGAGCTGGCGCGTTACGGCATCCGTGTCGCGGGCGTAGCGCCGGGTTTTATCGAAACCGAAATGGTTGCCAGCATGAAACCGGAAGCGCTGGAGCGCATGACCTCAGTCATCCCACTGCGCCGCATGGGCAAACCCGCCGAGATCGCTCACTCGGTGGCCTATATCCTGGAAAACGACTACTACACCGGTCGCATCCTGGAGCTGGATGGCGGCCTGCGTCTCTGATCGGCTAGATCGACACGCTGCAAACAAAAAGCCCCGCAATGCGGGGCTTTTTTTGCTTTTAATTTTTCAAGATCTAGCGAGCTAGAGACCTGCAAGGCAAAAACAGGCGAGGAAGCGGAGTGTACTGTTGTACATGAGCATTCCGAGCCTGTTTTTAACGCAGCAGGGCCGACGCGCAGCAGATCGACGGCCAAATACTTACCAACCCACGCCAAAACCCAGGCTATAACGGGTTTCATCCAGCTCGCCTTCTGCACCGCTGACCAGGTCCTTCTCGGCCTTCATATTCAGCGAAGCCCAATCGGTCAGTTTGTAACGCAGACCCACGGCGGCATCCAGGGTGTAGTCCGCTGCGTTGGCCAGCGGCTTACCCACCTCGCCATCGCTGAACAGTTCGACACTCTTGCCGACCAGGTAGCGGTTGTAATCCCACTTCAGGCTCGCGGCGTAGAAGTTGTCGCTCTCACCATTGCTGTACTCGTAGTCGGTACGGTTAAGCAGGCTGGCCACCGAGAAGGCGCCCAGCTCGTTATCCCAGAACTGGTAACCCGGACCGGTACCCACGGTGCGCTGACGCTCAAGCTCTTCGACCATGTCACGTTTGTACTCGAAGCGCCCCTGCCAGAACCACTTCTCGGTCAGGAAGCGGTCGAGGGCGTATTCGGCGCTCCAGTTGTCAGTGGTGACCACATCGTCCTGGAACTCGCGGTTGTAGTCGGCTTGCGCGTTATGCCGCCAGAGACCGTGGCGCGCCTGAGTCTTGAGGCTGACGTCGTAGTCGTCGGTGTCGCGCTCGGCACGTTTGTAGTCCAGCGCCGCATCGATATTGCCCTTCCAGACCAAATCCTCGACCAATGGCTTGGGCTTGAGGATCTGCTTGATGCTGGCCAGTTCGATGGTCTTGGGCGCATCGCCATTGGCCAGGATCACCTTGCCCGGCTCGGCCGGCTGCAGGGACTTGGCGCGCTCACCG
This DNA window, taken from Pseudomonas sp. SG20056, encodes the following:
- a CDS encoding SDR family oxidoreductase, whose translation is MQLKDKVIVITGGCQGLGRAMAEYLAEKGAKLALVDLNQEKLDEAVAACKALGVEARAYLCNVANEEQVTQTVAQIAEDFGALNGLVNNAGILRDGLTIKVKDGEITKLSLAQWQSVIDVNLTGVFLCTREVAAKMIELKNEGAIINISSISRAGNIGQANYSAAKAGVAADTVVWAKELARYGIRVAGVAPGFIETEMVASMKPEALERMTSVIPLRRMGKPAEIAHSVAYILENDYYTGRILELDGGLRL
- a CDS encoding DUF481 domain-containing protein, whose translation is MFSRTLLCLALSVAATSVLADTVWLKNGDRLTGKIKFYDGGKLLLATDYGGAIALDWSKIATLESDQELLIKENAIAGERAKSLQPAEPGKVILANGDAPKTIELASIKQILKPKPLVEDLVWKGNIDAALDYKRAERDTDDYDVSLKTQARHGLWRHNAQADYNREFQDDVVTTDNWSAEYALDRFLTEKWFWQGRFEYKRDMVEELERQRTVGTGPGYQFWDNELGAFSVASLLNRTDYEYSNGESDNFYAASLKWDYNRYLVGKSVELFSDGEVGKPLANAADYTLDAAVGLRYKLTDWASLNMKAEKDLVSGAEGELDETRYSLGFGVGW